CAGGTATTTGACTTTCAAGTAATTTCCTTCCTTACAGCCCTGGAGTGAAGGAGCTCTCTAGCATTGTGAGGAGATCAAGAGAGGTTATGCCAAGTTGTGAATACTACAttggttgaaaccattattaacttttgcGGACTTCtgaactgtattgcaaactcgaatcttctcaaacctagagTACTCTAACTCCCTACTAGTAGGTCTTCCAGCTGTCACTTaaaaaaccactacaactattacaaaacttTGCAGCAAGGCTCCTATTAGGATCCAGGAAATATGATGATatagaatcatgaagaataaaccaATTGAGAGAATGTAAGATTCTTAAAACTACCATTTCATCTTCTGTATCCTTTGCTTTATGTAACCAACCATTGTTTGTCTGttgagttataattatgaatgtcagtttatagggatgtgaatcgtttttgaacgattaaaattatcgtcagataattttaaaatcgtccaaaatcgttagagtgcacgatacaatacaaatgcccccgatttatcatcaggggcatttgtattctatcgttaaatagggcgcgggaaaaccggcacaccaaaaaaaccctaaaacccaccccgaacctttaaaacaaatcccccaccctcccgaaccccccccaaaatgttttaaattacctggggtccagtgggggggtcccgacgcgatctccctctctctctggccacggctgcgttgagaaatggcgccggtggccctttgcccttatcatgtgacagggcaaaggtagcgccggcgccattttggctcctggctcccgacgtcacgcgtgcaggaggtcgctcccagacccccgctggacccccagggacttttggccagcttgggggggcctcctgacccccacaagacttgccaaaagtccagcgggggtccgggagcgacctcctgcacgcgggccgatttgccaatcttcaaaatggcgccggtgctacctttgccctcactatgtcatacgggtgacgatccgctggacttttggcaagtcttgtgggggtcaggaggccccccccaagctggccaaaagtccctgggggtccagcgggggtccgggggcgatctcctgcacgcgtgacgtcgggagccaggagccaaaatggcgccggcgctacctttgccctgtcacatgataagggcaaagggccaccggcgccatttctcaacgcagctgtggccagagagagagggagatcgcgtcgggaccccccccccccactggaccccaggtaatttaaaacattttgggggggttcgggagggtgggggtttgttttaaaggttcggggtggattttagggtttttttggtgtgccggttttcccgccctcccccgatttatgatttttaacgattttttaaaaaaacaaaacatgacgataagatttccctccccccccagccacaatcgatcgttaagacgatcgatcacacgattcacacctctagtttgtaaaccgttgtgatgtagaCATGAAAGGACcttatataaaatgtctaaatacattttaaaaaaaatgtagaaaaaataAGTTACAGTCCAACCTGGAAAGCATTTACCATAGAGGACCATCTTGAAAATATTATCTGGAGTGGCCCCCAGGACTGGAGAGATAGAGATGTCCCTGCCACTCCTGTTCCTGACTGAGTTCCCCGGCTTGAGGGGGCGCATTTTGCTGCGATGAAACAGGGCTGGCTTGGTAAGCGAGCGAGGGCGCCCTTCTCTCAGCCTTAGGCTGTGGCGCCATCTGCCGGCGGAGTGCCGCAAGCGCCTGCGAAAGTGAAACGGGGGAAGGTGTCCTGCAGAGAGATCGCGAGCCATTCGTGCAGTCCGCTGCACCTTCACCAGCGCCTTACCAAACACCTCTTTCAGCGTCTGGGAAACAAAATTgtacaaggactgaattgcattaATCGGAGTAAGAGGCGCAGTGACAGCACCTGGGCAGGGCAGGTTAGGTTAGGTTAGATCCCGGAGCACCTACAGCTCCAGCTGAGCCCAGCCCCTGCTTACTGGAAGCGTCAGGTTCAAACCCCGGTACAAGCAGCAGCTCCACTTGTAAtgcgagagagggagggagagaataaGGACAGGTTGGAACCGGGCAGTGCTAATGCTGAGATCCGTGTGCAGAGTCGTTTGGACGAAGCGCTGGAGGTGGCTGCAGATTTTTCCCAGGGCCATGCTGGTTCCGAAGAACATCTCCAGCAGGTCGCTCTGGGTCCAGGTTACCAGCAGAGCTTCAGCAGGAGTCTGGCGCTGTGATACTGCGCACGGAAAGGGCAAAGGAGGAGAATGCAGGGATGCGCGGGCTGAAAATGCCCGTCTAAACGTAATTTGCAGAGCTCTGCTGCCTTCGGTGAGCTGGGCGAGGTGGTCTGCATTAAGTTAGCCCAAGAAAAAGCTCTCGCCTGCGCCCGGTCACATGGCCGAGTTTAGCTGTTTTCAGGCTCCTCCATGGACTCCCGAACGGAGCGAAAACCTGAGAAAAGGACGGGGCCAGCAGAGGGCGCTACAGGCAAAGGAGACGCCCGGCCCCGTTTATCGGTGCAAAGCAGCCTGCAGCGCCCTCCTCGCTCCGCCAAGCCAACCTTCAGGCACTCAGCCCTTCCAGCGACAGCTCACGCGGGCAGTCGGTGTTGATCTTTATTTTAGTGCAAATATCTCATTGTTTGCCACCAGCATAGGTACTGTGGGCCTGAGCCTGCCATGGTCTGTCTGGAGATCCAAAACCTCCATGCACGGTCAGCAACCCGCTGCCCTGCCCTCTCAGCCAAAGAAACTTCACTGccctaaaataaaataatttttattattacgGTAGAAGCCACTAACAGTCTCCCCTGCTAAGGAGTGAATTCAAATCGAGATAATCCCGCGAAAAATAGATGAAGCTCCATCTGATGCCTGAGAATGAAATGTTTTGTTACAAACAGAAGCAATGTGCAGCTTTTCTGATTTCCCCCGACATCTCTGAATCAGCAGAGCACCTGCAGTGCTTGGCAGCAGGacgaggagcacctgcagtgctTGCAATGACCTTTAAAGGCCTGTAGGATTTCGGACCTCACTATTAAAGTGAATAAGTTCCAGGCGAGATCAGAAAACGAGGAAGGCCTTGAAATCCTCTCCCTGGATGAGGCTAAACTGAGCAGTACCCGAAAACAAGCTCCTGCATTCACTGCCCAAAGAAATCCAGGATATCCCCAACCTTCTGTCTTTTTGGAAGGCTAAGGTGATATGGGAGTGGGGTAATCATTAGAGATCTGCAGGAAATATGTTTCTATGGCATAGATAGGTTTGTTTTATCTGTGGATTGGATGCTATGGCGCCTTTTATTTGGATATTAGGTGGAGTTGTGGTATTTATTGCATGTACTGTATAACCTATGTTGATTACATTCACTTTGTCCTACAGATGTTTAtgattttgtgtattttttgtttaatatatgaTGATGTGAATTGCTTTGAgctcagtttttactgcttttctgtgcactttcccggtgccggcagaaattaacgccagcctttgggtagacgctaatttctgaaagtaaaatgtgtggcttggctgcacgttttgctttctgtttcgcgcgggaataactaataggctcatcagcatgcatttgcatgttgcgggcgctattagtttcgggggggggggagggggtgggttggCCTCgtgtttgacgcgctattaccccttactgaataagaggtaaagctagcgcgtcgaaaatgcatggccaatcgcgggctaacagtgcgctccggagcacgctgtactgtatcggcctgatcgATCGGGTGATCAATAAATGTAACCAAGCCACTTCAACTTCTCAGAAAGTAATCATAGAAAAGCATTGTAAAATATAATTTTGCTATGACAAGGACAAATAATTAGTTGGCAGTTCTGTGCTTACTGAAAATGTCACTGATAGATTTGGTTTCCTATTTCCCCCTGACTTGAAAGgttttcctccccccctccccaaaaccaaAGATGGCTGCTAAGAGCCGAGGCCATTGGATGGCAGATGCAAAGTCTTTCCCTTGAACTAAAGACAGTCATTTTATTGGGAGAACGCACTGGTACAATGTAGCACACAGCAAAGGTTTCCTCATAGATGGGCTACAGCTATGAATTACATTCGGTAACTTTGGCAGGATAGGTTCTTAATTATTTGCCCAGATTAGTCCGTTTTCTTTTTAGTAACATACTTTGGGGTCCAGTTCCACCACCCATGAATGATGCTAGGATTATAAGGGGGGCTTACAGTCCTTATTCTTAGAGCAACTAAGGGTTCATGGGGGCACCTCTGAAGCTGAGGTTTTGCCATTTAAGTGAGACAAACTCAGTGCAGTCAGACACCGTGTCTTCTGGCCTTCCATCAATCTGATCTTCCGTGTCATTATTATGTCTGAAGAGGGGCTCAGTCTCCACAGAGCCTGCTCTCGTGCCTTTTCCATGAATCAGCACGTCCGTCAGATGGTATCCTGGGAACGCagagctattcctcctccctcccagagCGCACGCTTGGTTGGCACCAGAAACCTGTGTCAGCCCCAGCACATTCTAGAAGGGGCTTTGGCATAGCTCTTTCTGGCCCTCAGGGACCCTCCCAGTACCCGCAGCTATTGCTCCTTCCTCCCCAGGACCGAGTGCATCACCTCTGCCGTGTACCCAATGCCAGGTGTTCCTACGGGTCTGAATCTCTCCAGTGCCACAGTGCACGATGCTGTGCTCTGAATCCCAGGGAAGGGGACCAAACGCTGTAAGGAGGAAAAGCAAGCTCTCTAGCCTGCTCCGTCTGCGCAGGCAGGGTAACGTGTGCCAGGAACACCGTGGCTACCTCTGCAGTGCGCAGCGCTGGGACGTGGGCACCCGTGAGTTAGCAATGGAAGTACCAGACACAACGTGCACCTACCTTGCTTTTTCCATAATGCACATTTAATTTCACTTCCACTGCCCCCTGGCATGATTTGCACAAGAAAGTGGCACTGCGGCTCTGCTTCCCCTCCATATACCAGATTCAGACTGGCCAGGGGTAGGGGGCTTCGATATTTCAGATGGAAGCAGCATATACGAACATGACCAGACCAAAGCAGCTTTTCCCATGGGCCTTTCTCGTACAGCACACTATGCAGTGGATTTACTAATGGGAAAAAATAGAGGATTCTTTCTCTAAAAGGCAGGTTTTATCACACAGTGACAGTAAGTCCATGACATGGGCAGAAATTTCATGTGTATGTCACTTTCCCAAATAAGCCCAAACTAATGCAGAGCAAATAAGAAAAACATACAAGAAACAGATAAAAAGCAGAGAAACTAAAGCCACCACAAATCGCCAGACCAGTTAACCAACAATATGAAAAGCCTTCCTGAATAACCAGGATTTGTATCAGGCCTAAACTGCTCAAGATCTAAGCCTGTCTTAATTTCTAAAGGCAACGAATTGCACAGCTGTGGAGCTGCAATGTTCTGCTTTTCCAcgtttcaaagcagattgcattcaggttctgtaggtatttcccactCCCCTGAGGATTTGCAACCTAAGTTTCCTTACCCATGTGCTTGAAAGCCTCTCTTACTTTACTGAAGGGACAGACCATAGATAGATGGTCCTGTGAAGATCTCAACGTTCAAATATTCAGGAGGAAGTCCATTTGTGACCTTAAATGCCAGTGTAAGCAATTTAAATTGGTTACAGTCAAATATCAGCAACCAATGTACATTGCTTAATATTGGTGTTTTATGATCTCTGAGGTTAGAGTTGACCAGAAGCCTTTGCAATTAGAAGAGACAAAAAAATGCTATATTATCTCCAATCACATTTTAAATTTCTAAACTTAGgtctcaaaagaaaataaactattGTATCCAAGTAATCGCTTACTGAATGAAAACCAACATATATATCATATACCATGTTATCTTCTGATCAGGAGAGCTTCTGGAAAAACAAAGGGTAcagcagggcagagctgtgtgtgagggtctcagttctggaatagcaggaggtgcagggcagagctgtgtgtgagggtctcagtactggaatagcaggaggcgctgcagggcagagctgtgtgtgagggtctcagtactggaatagcaggaggtgctgcagggcagagctgtgtgtgagggtctcagtactggaatagcaggaggtgctgcagggcagagctgtgtgtgagggtctcagtactggaatagcaggaggcgctgcagggcagagctgtgtgtgagggtctcagtactggaatagcaggaggagctgcagggcagagctgtgtgtgagggtctcagtactggaatagcaggaggggctgcagggcagagctgtgtgtgagggtctcaggactggaatagcagggggtgctgcaaggcagagctgtgtgtgagggtctcagtactggaatagcaggaggtgctgcagggcagagctgtgtgcgtgagggtctcagtactggaatagcaggaggggctgcagggcagagctgtgtgtgagggtctcagtactggaatagcaggaggtgctgcagggcagagctgtgtgtgagggtctcagtactggaatagcaggaggcgctgcagggcagagctgtgtgtgagggtctcagtactggaatagcaggaggcgctgcagggcagagctgtgtgtgagggtctcagtactggaatagcaggaggcgctgcagggcagagctgtgtgtgagggtctcagtactggaatagcaggaggtgctgcagggcagagctgtgtgtgagggtctcagtactggaatagcaggaggtgctgcagggcagagctgtgtgtgggggtctcagtactggaatagcaggaggtgctgcagggcagagctgtgtgtgagggtctcaggactggaatagcagggggtgctgcagggcagagctgtgtgtgagggtctcagtactggaatagcaggaggtgctgcagggcagagctgtgtgcgttagggtctcagtactggaatagcaggaggtgctgcagggcagagctgtgtgtgagggtctcagtactggaatagcaggaggtgcagggcagagctgtgtgtgagggtctcagtactggaatagcaggaggggctgcagggcagagctgtgtgtgccTGCTGATAATAGTGGGGTGTCCCTTTAGACTGCAGAGTATTGATAGAGCCCTCAGTAAAAGGGCTGTGAAGGATTGTATGTTGGAAATGAGGGTAGAGCTTTCATATCATCCTTTTCTACTCTGCATAGCTTGAAACAATTCTGTTAAGTCCCTCAGAAAAGTGAATAATAATTCCTCAGTTTTTACTTTGTAGACGAGTCTTCAGATTACTGTCCAGTGTTGCCAGATGGTGTAGAGAGCCCACTGTGTTCAGGGCTTTCTCATTATGCAGTTCTGCATTCCAACATTTTTCTGAAGCTTTTCCAAAAGCTGTCATCCAGAAAGGCATACAGGAAAGGATTCAAGCAGGAGTTGGCATAGCTTAAGCTGGTTATGAAGTAGGAGATGCCAATGACGAACGTGGTCTGCTGTAAGTCAGTGGTCAAGGCAACAATGGTGGCTAGATGGAATGGGGTCCAGCAGAAGAGGCAGACTGCCAAGACAATGAAAACCATCACCGTGACCTTCTTCTTGGCTTTGTCTAGGGCCTTGGCGTTAGAGTTGAGTCTCATGTTCCTCAGTTTGTACAACATGGCGGTATAGAGGATACAAATGGTGGACACAGGAATGACAAAACCCAGCAACAGGGTGTAGATCCGACTTGCCTTGAACCACAGCCTCTCCGGTTTTGGAAAGTTCAGGCCACAGCTCTTAATCTTAAGGTTGTCCGTGTAGACGTCGGCAAAGATGGTGAAGGGTAAGACAATAAGGGTGACCAAGAACCAAACCAAGAAGCTGATGATTTTGGCCGCTCGGTAAGTGCGATGGGGGGTCCTCTTGGACCTGACTGTGGCCAGGACCACCAAGTATCTGTCTATGCTCATCACTGTCAGGAAGTAGATGCTGGAGAAGATGTTGTAATGGTCTATGGACAAGATGATCTTGCAGAGCACTTTACCAAAGGGCCAATAATGCAGTAGATGCTCTGCAATGTTGATGGGTAACACCAGTGTGGAGAGATCATCAGCAATGGCCAGGTGGAGAATAAACATGTTGGTGACAGTCTTCATCTTGGGAGCTTTCAGGATGACATAGATAACGGCCGTGTTGCCAGTCAGCCCCACTGCACAGATGATTGAATAAATAATGGGCAGGATAACGTAGAACTCCGGCAGAGGCTCATGAAAAGTAACGTTGAACCCCGAGCTGTTAGAAAAGTCAGAGCTGTCTCTCATGGTTGCACCAGGGGCACTTGGGGAATTTGCTCCAGAAACGGTTTCCATGTCTGCAGAGTTTACAACCGAACAGGAAAGCTTTGCCCGTCTGCATGCCAATGTGGAAGTCTATCCTGCTAGAGTGGCTGCTGAGAAACGAAATCTATTTTAAACCCTGATGCCCTGAAAAGACAGTGATTTAGTTATACAAAAGCACTAGTGATGCTCTCTGTGCCAGGGACTCTGCAGGCAGAGTGAGAGGTGCGGAGGAGGTGGGGCCTGGGGTGAAAGGGGCTAGGTAGGTCTTGGGCTGGGGCTGGAGCAGACTCCTTGATGCCCCTTTGCTCTAGACACCTTATTTTACCTTTAAAGATTGCTCCTGGCGGCAGAGCTACGTCCCACCTCTGACTGGAGCTGCTTTATGCAACCCAAGGGAAAACACTCAAAGCAAGAAACTTTGCATCTAGGAGCCACGATCCCTCCCCCCGAGTTACTAAGCCTAACCCCTCCCTGCTTAGTAATCTGTTCCAGGTGCCCAGTCCGAGTTCTCAGTATGGACTGAGGGTCGGGTAGCACCGGATGGGACGCTTAATTCCTCTTCCCCAATAATAATCTGCGCGGTAAAGATTGGAGCAGAAGGCTCAGACGCCCAGGTCTTGTGCCCAGTGTTGAACAGCAAAAGTTCACTTATCTTAGAGAaaaccagactctctctctcagacacacgcactcattcactcacactctctctcacacactcattcactcacactctctctctctctcacacacacacacgttagcATTTGGAGGGGTGCAGGACGATAATGAAAGGATAAAGCACTGGAGATGCGCGGTACCTACCCGCAGGTGTCGGCTGAGCCcgcttcgctgcctgccctgtgctgcctgctctctGCTGCCTCTGCCAGGGGAGAGGTGGGGGTGGTGCGGGCGCAGCGCTGACGTTTCCCCTCTCGGAGATTTTCACATCCATTTAAGGGAAATCAGGTAAGTTTAGCTTTTCCCCAAACTCTCGAAATTGCAGTCTCTCCGGCTGTAGCGATCCCAAAACAGAGCTGCCCCGACAGCAGGCAacggagagggggaggaggagggggagggagtggtcgcggcgagctgagagagagaggggggggggagggagtggtcgcggcgagctgagagagagagggggggggggagggagaggtcgcggcgagctgagagagagaggggggggagggagtggtcgCGGCGAGCtgagtgggagaggaggaagggagtggtcagggcgagctgagagagagagggggggggagggagtggtcgcggcgagctgagagagagagggggggggggagggagtggtcgCGGCGAGCtgagtgggagaggaggaagggagtggtCGGGgcgagctgagagagagaggggggggagggagtggtcgcggcgagctgagagagagaggggggggggagggagtggtcgcgcgagctgagagagagaggggggggagggagtggtcgcggcgagctgagagagagagggggaggagggagggagtggtcGCGgcgagctgagagagagagggggggggagggagaggtcgcggcgagctgagagagagagggggggggagggagtggtcgCGGCGAGCtgagtgggagaggaggaagggagtggtCGGGgcgagctgagagagagagggggggggagggagtggtcgcggcgagctgagagagggggggagggagtggtcgCGGCGAGCtgagtgggagaggaggaagggagtggtCGGGGCGAGCTCAATGAgacaggggagagggagaggtcgCGGGGAGCTGAGTGagagcagggggggagggagtggtcgCGGCGAGCTGagtaggagagggggagggagtggtcgCGGCGAGCTGAGTggttg
The nucleotide sequence above comes from Rhinatrema bivittatum unplaced genomic scaffold, aRhiBiv1.1, whole genome shotgun sequence. Encoded proteins:
- the LOC115081661 gene encoding neuropeptides B/W receptor type 2-like, which gives rise to METVSGANSPSAPGATMRDSSDFSNSSGFNVTFHEPLPEFYVILPIIYSIICAVGLTGNTAVIYVILKAPKMKTVTNMFILHLAIADDLSTLVLPINIAEHLLHYWPFGKVLCKIILSIDHYNIFSSIYFLTVMSIDRYLVVLATVRSKRTPHRTYRAAKIISFLVWFLVTLIVLPFTIFADVYTDNLKIKSCGLNFPKPERLWFKASRIYTLLLGFVIPVSTICILYTAMLYKLRNMRLNSNAKALDKAKKKVTVMVFIVLAVCLFCWTPFHLATIVALTTDLQQTTFVIGISYFITSLSYANSCLNPFLYAFLDDSFWKSFRKMLECRTA